A single window of Botrytis cinerea B05.10 chromosome 15, complete sequence DNA harbors:
- the Bcbir1 gene encoding Bcbir1 yields the protein MAVHDVAPGYITFESRVASYRHAQPITGRRTSTTGSKAPKSLKWPHKSLLPEELAKAGFFFYPSQTNPDNCACFLCHRSIDAWEEGDDPLKEHLKHSPNCGWAIVASIEAQDEELSREFPASLRMVEARTATFAGKWPHEAKRGWKCKTKQLVNAGWKYTPTAESNDMATCTYCSLALDGWEPSDKPLDEHFNRSPECPFFILIDEHNSELALKKSTAKRGRASKASRLSTQSAVTIASDADVEEGDSIMSTATTKGKASGPKGRKASAKKAAPAQSSIQSASDVPSDEVVEDGDSIMSTATTKGKSSGPKGRKVLAKKAAPAPSSTQSAIDVASDVAAEEEDSIMSTATTKVKTSALKGRKATAKKVEPIEAPKVPAASSTRGRKRKSDDEMSQPDLPNPQPKKRTTRASTAQVVIPQASAAPLRAPTFIDLQNQAEAADLLWIEGSPPESPPGSPPASLPASLPGSPPPLSPPQSPLADNQFSDTEHQSSDAENQFPERPNTPPNQGSIAPKTTKQWEPVDAEMFFGEEEHEHFLQALSNLKTGNLTKAESQMSVEQWIYHTATVAQGKLLDECERMVAAFEAEGMKALSCLEAMEIV from the exons ATGGCTGTTCATGATGTTGCCCCGGGCTACATTACTTTCGAAAGTAGAGTGGCATCTTACCGTCATGCACAACCCATTACTGGTCGTAGGACGTCGACTACTGGATCGAAAGCTCCAAAAAGTCTCAAATGGCCACACAAATCCCTGCTACCAGAAGAA CTTGCAAAAGcaggtttctttttctatccTTCGCAAACCAATCCTGACAATTGCGCTTGCTTTCTCTGCCATAGATCTATTGATGCCTGGGAGGAAGGTGATGATCCATTGAAGGAACATTTAAAGCATTCACCAAACTGTGGATGGGCGATTGTTGCCTCGATTGAGGcacaagatgaagaattgagcaGGGAATTTCCTGCTAGCTTAAGAATGGTCGAGGCTAGAACTGCGACATTTGCAGGAAAATGGCCTCACGAAGCAAAGAGGGGTTGGAAATGCAAGACTAAGCAG TTAGTCAATGCTGGGTGGAAATATACTCCAACCGCAGAGTCGAATGATATGGCTACTTGTACTTATTGTTCATTGgcattggatggatgggagcCATCCGACAAACCATT GGATGAACATTTTAATCGATCACCCGAATGTCCTTTCTTCATACTTATCGACGAGCATAACTCGGAACTTGCTCTGAAGAAATCTACTGCCAAAAGGGGCAGGGCATCGAAAGCATCGCGATTATCTACACAATCTGCTGTTACTATTGCTAGTGATGCAGATGTTGAAGAGGGGGATAGTATCATGTCTACAGCTACAACAAAGGGCAAAGCATCTGGGCCAAAAGGTCGAAAGGCCTCGGCCAAAAAGGCCGCCCCAGCTCAATCATCTATACAGTCCGCTAGTGATGTTCCTAGTGATGAAGTTGTCGAAGACGGAGACAGTATTATGTCtacagcaacaacaaaagGCAAATCATCTGGACCCAAAGGTCGAAAGGTTTTGGCTAAAAAGGCCGCCCCAGCGCCATCATCTACACAGTCCGCTATTGACGTTGCTAGCGATGTAGCTGCCGAAGAGGAAGACAGTATCATGTCTACAGCAACAACGAAAGTGAAGACGTCTGCACTCAAAGGTCGCAAGGCTACGGCTAAGAAAGTCGAACCAATTGAGGCTCCTAAAGTCCCAGCAGCATCTTCTACTCGtgggagaaagaggaagagtgaCGACGAGATGTCTCAACCTGACCTTCCGAATCCCCAACCTAAGAAACGTACTACAAGGGCTAGTACGGCGCAAGTTGTTATTCCTCAAGCATCCGCTGCACCACTACGAGCACCAACCTTTATAGACTTGCAGAACCAAGCAGAAGCTGCGGACTTGCTTTGGATAGAAGGATCTCCACCAGAATCTCCACCGGGATCTCCACCAGCATCTCTACCAGCATCTCTACCAGGATCCCCACCCCCCTTGTCACCACCCCAATCTCCACTCGCGGACAACCAATTTTCAGACACAGAACATCAATCTTCAGATGCAGAAAACCAGTTCCCTGAAAGACCTAATACTCCTCCAAATCAAGGTTCTATAGCACCCAAAACTACTAAGCAATGGGAGCCCGTAGATGCTGAGATGTTTTTCGGCGAAGAAGAACATGAACATTTCTTGCAAGCATTGTCGAATCTTAAGACAGGGAATCTAACCAAAGCGGAAAGTCAAATGTCGGTGGAGCAATGGATTTACCATACGGCAACGGTTGCTCAAGGAAAACTTCTTGACGAATGCGAGCGAATGGTAGCAGCATTTGAGGCCGAGGGCATGAAGGCGCTGTCTTGTCTGGAAGCAATGGAAATTGTTTGA